A stretch of DNA from Brachyspira pilosicoli:
CTGTTCCAAAATTCATTTGCAAGTTTTTTAGCACATTCATCAGCTATATTTTTATCATTTGCTACAACTAAAGCAGTAACCCCCGCATCCTTAGAATCAGCCCAAGGAAAACCTAATAAGTAACTAGCAGCTAATATGTTTTTGTTTTCTTCCTCTTTTTTTAATAAATTAATCATACTAGTCATAGGCTCTACACTTGTTTCGCTTTTTTCTCCTGCTATTAATATAGGAATCTTATAAGCTGACATATAAACATCTTTTCCAGATTCTAAATAACAATGGGTTAAATAAGCAGCATGAGCACCTGTTTCATAAGTATCTATATGAGGTGCAGTTTTATATCCTACATACCCATTACAGTTTTCAGTCATATCTTTTGTTATAGTAGCATGCATATCAAGAGAAGCAAATATAGGAACATTTTTAAAAATCTCTTTTAAAGTTTTTAGTAAATCTCCTTCAGCATCTCCAATCTCTTCAACTCTCATAGAACCATGCAAACTCAAAGATATTGCATCAATTTCACCTATGTTTTTAATTCTTTCTATCATTTCATTTTTTATTTTTAAATAAAAGTCTTTAGAAACTACACCATTAGGAACAGCCCTTGCAAATACGGTAGGAATAACATCGTAACCGTAGCTTTTTAATTTTTCGTACAATCCTTTAGCAGAATTATATGTATCCCCTACTTTGCTTTCGAATTCTTCGCCTCTTAAAACTACAAATTCATTTTCTCCTGTTATGATAGGGTTGAAAGTATTGGATTCATGATTCATTCCGCCAACAGCTATTTTATATTTTTTACCCATTTTATTTTCCTTTTAACTTTTAAATATTAGTTAATACTAAAAAATATTTATTTTAAAATTATACACAATTTCTTATTGTTTTGCAAACTTATAAAAATCTTTTTTTATTAAATTAAATATTTATTTTTTATATTATTTCAATTAATTTAATAGTGTTTCATATTTTATTAAAAATAAATAAAATATAATTATTTTTTTATTTTTTCTTGAAAATGAATATCTTTTTTAATATAATAATTAATATGAAAAAATAAAAAATATAGAGGAAAATTATGAAAAAGTTATATTTTATTTTAATATTATTGTTTTCTATTTTAATTTCCTGTAGTAAGTCATCTGAACCAAATAGAGATGAAAATGGAAATATAGTTATTAGTGTTGCTGCCAGATATTCTTCAAATAGACCTGATGATTTATTTTATAAGAATAAAGTAGAAGAATTTAATAATATGAATTTAGGAATAAAAGTAGTATTAGATAATATTCCTACAGAAGCAACTTACTTAGATAAATTAAGAGTATCTTTTGCAAATGGTGATACACCTAATATCTTTTTAGAACATGGCGGTTCTAGAGTAAAAGACTATATAGATTCTGATGCTTTAGTTAATTTGCAAGAATATTTTGATGAAGATCCTCAATGGTATAATTCTTTTTATTCTTCGTTATTTAAAGATCTGAAATATGAAAATATAGATGGGATATGGGGAGTGCCTTATAAATCTTATGTAATATTAATTTATTATAATAAAGAAATTTTTAAAAATAATAATATTGAAGTTCCTGAGACTTTTGATGAATTATTAGAAGTTTGTAAAAAATTAAAACAAGCAGGAATCAAGCCTTTTCAAGTTGGAGAAAAGGATATATCAAGATTCGGTCATTTTCACAATAATATAGTTATAAAATCTTTAGGTGTTAATGCTGCTAAAGATTTGGCTGATAGAACTCTTAGTTATGATAGTCCTCAAATGATAGAAAGTTACAGAATAATATATGATATGATACAAAATAATTATTTTGGAGAAGATATTTTAAGTGTAGATTATAATGCTGAAAAGGCTAATTTTGAATCTGAACAATCTGCTATGATATGGGATGGATCTTGGTATGTAAGCGAGTTGTATGAGTCTTCCGATATATATGATAAAGTTGGAGTTATGAGTTTCCCTTATATAAATGAAGAATATAAAAATGAAGCTCAAGGCGGAGCAGCAGATATGTTTTATATTTCAAAACTTAATAAAACACCTGAAGAAATAGAAGCATCTGTAAAATTTTTGAAATATATTACTTCTGTAGAATATTTTGAAGAATTAAATAAAGTTTCTGTTTCAATACCGCCAGTAAAATTAGAAAACAACAACGAACTTAATAACCCTCTTATGGAAGAAGTTTTAGACATATTTGCACAGTATACTAATTTAAGTTCAGATCTCCAAAATATAGATCCCGATTCTCATATGATAGATACAGTACGTAATGCTTTACAAGGGCTTGCTTTGGGAAATACACCGGAAGAATGTGCTAGACAGATAATTGAAAGAATAAATACTAAATAATTTTTTAATGAATCAATATAAAAATTACATCTAAATATTTTAAGGAGAAAAAAATGAAAGACACTAAACAGCAATGGTTTAAAGATGCAAAGTTTGGACTATTTATACACTGGGGATTATATGCTATACCTGCAGGTGAATATAAAGGAAAAATAACTCATACTGCTTCTGAATGGATTATGAATACTTTTGATATTCCTGTAGATGAATATAAGCAACTTGCAAAAGAATTTAATCCTATACATTTTGATGCTGAATATATAGTGAAAAAAGCTAAAGATTGGGGTATGAAATATATAGTATTCACTTCCAAACATCATGACGGTTTTGCTATGTACCATTCTAAATGCAGCGATTATAATATAGTTGATGCCACACCATATAAAAAAGATGTATTAAAAGAACTTCAATTGGCTTGTGAAAAACATGGAATAAAATTAGGTTTATATTATTCTCAGGCTCAAGATTGGGAGGATCCTAATGGTTTAATGTCTGGAAAAGATAATTCTAAAAAAGATTATCAGTATTATTTAGATCATAAAGTAAAACCTCAGTTAAAAGAAATATTAACAAATTATGGAGATATAGCTTTGGTATGGTTTGATACTCCTATGGAAAGTACAGAAGAACAAAGTAAATCTTTATATGATTTAGTGAAATCAATACAGCCTAATTGTATAGTAAGCGGAAGAATAGGAAACAACATAGGTGAATATATGACAACAGGAGATAATTATATACCTAAACTTTCGTATGAAGGGGATTGGGAAATTCCAGCAACATTAAATGATACTTGGGGCTTTAAGAAGGCTGATCATAATTGGAAAAGTGCTAATGATATAATAAAAATACTTCTTAAAATTGTAAGCAGAGGCGGAAATTATCTTTTAAATATTGGTCCTGATGCTTTAGGAGATATTCCCAAGGAGAGTATAGATATATTAGACACTGTTGGAAAATATGTTAAAGAAAATGAAGAAGCTATATTTGCAAGTAAAAGAGTAGCATTTTATCCTTATGATTTACAATGGGGAGATTTTACTCAAAAAGATTATAAATTATATATACATGTATTAACATATAAAAACTTTATAGAAATCTCAAAAATGAAAAATAAGGTAAAAGGTGCTTATTTAGTGAGAGATAAAAGAAAACTTGAGGCATATTCATTGATAGGATGCGAAGGAGAAGGAGTTGTTGAAATCAAACTTCCTGAAGATCTTAGAAAAGAAAAAAATTATTGTATATGTGTTGAATTAGAAGAAAAAGAACCTATATTTGAAGCGTTAGAATAAAACAATTTAATTATTAAAATTATAAAGCGGTAATTTATATAATATAATTACCGCTTATTTTATATTATAAAATTATTCTTTTAAAGCTCCTTCGCCAAAGCCTTTTATAAGCTGCTGATGGAATATCAAATAAAATATTATCATAGGAATTATAGAAATAACCAAAGCCGCAAATTGCATACCATATTCAACATTTAATCTTCCTGCAAAATTATTTAAAGCTACAGGCAAACTTCTTTTATCATTTCCCGTTGTTAAAATAAATACAAACATAAACTCATTCCAATGTCTTAAAAATGAGAGTATTACCATAGTAGCTGCTACAGGTTTTGAACATGGAAATATAATTTTAAAAAATATTTGGAAATAATTTGCTCCGTCAATTAAAGAAGCTTCTATCAAAGCATCAGGTATGCTCTTTACATAAGAATAGGCTATCAATACACTCATAGGCAAATCGAAAGCTATATACGGCAGTATTACCCCTATTCTTGTATCTATTATTCCTATTCTGCTTTCCATTAAAAATAAAGGCACTATAACAGCATGTACAGTTATTAGTAAACCTCCCGTAAAAGCACCGTAAAAAAATCCATTGCTTTTATATGGAAATTTAGTAAGTCCAAAAGCTGCTGCCATTGCTAACACCAAAGTACATACCGTTGCAATTGATGTATAGAATATGCTGTTAAATATACTTATTCCCATATTTCCTATTTCCCAAGCATTTGTATAATTAGAAATAGTAGGGTTTGAAGGTAATGATAATGGAGAAGCTAATATTTCTGCATGAGGCTTAAATGATGAATACAACAGCCATATTATAGGAAATATTGTTATTATAGTAAAAGCTATCATTATAATATAAGCAGGTATTTTCCAAGTTAATGGAGCATCATTTATTTTATTTTTTCTTTTTTCCATTTTTTAACACCTCTTAATCTTCATATCTTTTGAGAAGCAACTTAGAAATTGCTATAACAATAACACTAAATAACACCATCACTATAGATATAGCAGCACCAAATCCGTAATTTTGATAAACGAAAGTATTATTATACATATAAATACCAATAACTTCAGTATAATGAGCAGGTCCTCCGCCTGTCATAGCATATATTAAATCAAAACTTTTAAAGCTTCCAGATATAGCAAATATACTATTAATGAATATAACCCCTGCAAGCTGAGGAGCTACAACTTTTAGAAATATATCTGTTTCATTCGCCCCATCTATAACAGCAGCCTCTATAATGGCATTTGGTATTCTTTGCAGATTTGCCAAAAATATAACCATATATAAACTTGTATGCTGCCACAATAATACAAAAAGTATAGGTATAATAGCCCAGTTTTTATTTTCAAATATTTTCACAACATATTCAGGATTTCCTGTTATTTTTCTTACTATATAAGGGAAGATTCCTATAGGAGAAAATATTCTAAACCACATTAAAGCTACTATAATGGACGATATAGTTATAGGCAGAAATATCATAATTTCAAATATTTTACTTCCTTTTACCATCTTCCTATGGAGCATATATGCTAAAATAAGCCCTAAAGGAATTTGTCCGCATACAGATATAAACATTATCCATAAGTTATTTTTAATGCCCATTAGAAATATAGGATCTTTAAACATACGTATATAATTCTCAAAACCTATAAAATTTAAAGGTCCATAGCCTTTCCAGTTGGTAAATCCCAGCACAAAACTCATACCAACAGGAAATACTATAATGAGTAAATATATTAGTAAAGCAGGTCCTACAAATCCTACATAAGCGATTCTTTTCTCTCTGCTATTAATCATAATTTAATCCATGAAATTTATTATTTTTTTGTAATATATTTTTATTTTACTCTATGACTGTCATTTTGAGCTACCCAATTTTCATATTCCTCTGCAACTTGTTCAGGAGTTTTTTCGCCAAGTATCATAGATTGTATAGCAGGATTTAATACTCCCATTCCTTCAGCATCCATTTTAGCATCTATTATATATCCCATAGGAGTTTTATCTACAAACTCTACATATTTAGAAGTAATAGGGTCTAATTCTATATTACTATAATCTAATTTATAAGTAGTAATGAGTCCGCCTTTAGCTTTTATTTCTGCAGCCTCTTTACCTGTTACATAAAGCATAAATTCCATAGCAGCCTTAGCCTCTTCATCGCTTAATTTGTTGCTTATGCCCCAGCCTTCACCTAAAGTAGAAGTACTTGAATTATGAACAGTTTCACCTGGTATTTCAGGATAAACATATAATCTTATATTTTCTACCATTTCCGGAGACATCATATTATTCATAGCACTTATTCTCCAACCTGCATCTATAAGATATACCGCCTTTCCTTGTACAAATTCTTCCAATGCCTGAGTTTGAGTCATTTGAATCATGCCAGGATTAAACATTTTATTTTTTGATAATGTATCAATTACTTTAAGAGCATTTACAAAATTAGCATCTGTAAATTTAGCCTCTCCTTTCATAGCTTTATCAAACCATTCTTTTCCGCCGAATCTGTCCACTAAAGCTGACAAAAATAATGAGTTCATTACCCAATCAGCTTGGTTTCCTATAGCTAAAGGAGTGTATCCAGCAGCTCTGATTTTTTCACCCTGAGCTAAAAGTTCATCTTGTGTTTTTGGAAATTCTAAACCTAATTCGTCCATTAATGCTTTATTGGCATATATAACATGTGATACTGCTAAATTAGGAGATATAAAATATATTTCTCCGTTAGGACCTTGAGGCTCCCATATAAGGTCAATATACTCGTTTTTTATTTCATCAGTTAAATAAGGTCTTAAATCTTTAACTAAACCTCTATCTGTAATATATGAAGAGCGGCTTCCTAAATAAACTATAAATATATCAGGTATGTTTCCGCTTGCTGCCATAGCTTGGAATTTTTGGTGATATGGTTCCCCGCTTACATATTCCCATTCTATTCTTATGTTAGTATGTTCTGCGTTAAAATTACTTATTATCATCATTTCATCTCTATACTGAGGACTTACTGGGTCTATTTGGCTGTATCCTTTTAAAACTATAACTCCATCTTCACTTTGTTTTTTACCGCATGATATTGATACAAAAATGACTAGTATTGAAACAATAAAGATATAAAGAAATTTGGATTTTAACATAATGACTCCTTAAGTATTTTATTAATAGTGTCCTAATATTATAAGTAAATATTTATCTATTTTCAATAAAATAAAGATATTATTTTTTCAAAAACTTATTTTTTTCATAATATATACTTAAACAAGTATATTTTTCAAAGATATTTTTAAGTTTTTTATTTGTGGTGACTTTGAGCTGCTGTTGTGCGTTCTTTTTAATGCACGTTGATTTTTAGACCGTATAGAATGTTTATAATTATGCAAGTAATTTTATCAAGTAGTTTTAAAACAAATTTAATATATAAAATTTTAAAATCATTTTAATTTATTTACTAAAACATATATTTAACTTTTAATTAAAAATAATTTGGAATATTTACGTATTAACTTAAGATAGTATCATAATACTAATTGTGATGATTATCAATTCAAAATCCATTTACCTCCAATTTTAAATAGAAATAATATATTTATGCATGCCAACAACTTATAATTAAATAAGTAATAAAATTTATAGTATTTTCTATTATTTCCATATTAATACCTCCTATATAAAAAATAAAAAAGATTTTTGATAGGTAAGGCATAGTTCCAATTGCTAAAAATATAATACTATTATAATTATCCGATGTTTTTATGACGGCATGACACATGTTATCACCATGCATAAATATATTATTTCAAAGATCTATAATTATAATATAACAAAAATTTAAAATAAGTCAGCATTTTTTATTATAAAAAAATTAAATAAAAAGTTTTGGTATACCATATAAAAAATATATAAAAATTCCAAATACACGGTAGATGCATTTTTATATTTTATTTAAATTGAATTTATAACAAAGTTTATATTCTAAGTTTTGCTCTGCGTGCGGTATGGGTGTTATGATTAGAAAATCAAACTTATCTCTAGCCCTATCTTATTTTCGTATCCAAAATAACTTGAAGCTCCTCTCGGTTTACCAAATCCATATTTCAAAGCAACGGTAAATCTATAAAACTCTACACCTACCCCAATATTAACATATCCATGCCAAGGCTCTTTTATAAGTCCCAACTTATCCTTTTTATCAAGTATAGCTCCTCCATTTATGCCAGCTATAAAATTAATAATATCTTTATAAATAGGTAATCTATAATCCAAACCAGTATGCACCCTAAAAAGCTGAGGACTATTTCCTACAGCATTATAAGACAGTTCTGTTCCTAAATATACAGTGAAGTTTTTTATATAATAATATGCAGCAATTGAAGCAAACTCATAGCTGCTTCCGCTTCTAATTGTATAATCACCCTTAAACCCATCAACCAAATGAGTAGATTGATGATACATAGGAATAAATCTTATCTTCATGTTAATGCCAGCAATATTTTGAAGCCATAAATCTGCAAATACTGCAAACTGCCCTGCAAAATCATAAACATCAAAAAGACCTGTGTTTCTGCCAAGTATAGAAATATCCATTCCTGCTCCCATACCTACAGAAAAATATTTATTCCTATAAAACATTATCTCGCTAGCTAGCCTACCCTCTATATAAACAGAAACAGATTTAAAATCCCAATTAGCATTATTATCCATAGCCATTAAGTTTTTATTAACATCAAAATTTTTTGCAAAAAGCAGTCTTCCTATAAAAGCCCTCGGGTCTTGCCAGCCAATATAATATTTATCAACATCATAAACACGAAAAGGATTTGTAAAACTATAATCGTTTGATACTGCATCTTGCGAATATAATAAAAAACTTAAATTTAAAAAAAGTATTGTAATAATATATATTTTTTTCATAATAAAAACTAAGTAAAAATTAATTTATTTAAAACTATTCTAATATAATAAAAAATTTTTGACAAGTTGTTTAATAATAAAAAATAATTAATTTGACATTATATAGTTTTATTATATAGTAGTATATATAGTTGATTATTTAGAGAGTGTTTTATGAAAAAATTATTAGTATTATTTTGTGCAATATTCATACTAACTTCAACAGCATTTGCAAGACATGGCGGCGGAGCAGCTTTATTTGTACCTCTTACTGGAAGTTTTGCTTTTACAGATATAAAAACCTCTGATGGTAAAAAAATTGATTCATTAAAATCTTCTGGAGCTTTTGATTTTGGAGTATTACTTCAGCCTGGATATTTTTATGATTTCTCAGGCCTCATTGGTGTAGATGTACTCGCTGATATTGGATATTATAGAAGTTCTTACAACTTTAGAGATACTGATAATAATGGAAGTATTGTTTCATATAATTTTGATACTTTAAATCTTGGAGGAATGGCAAGAGTATCAATTTTATTTTTATCTTTAGGAATAGGTTCTGGAGTAAAATTGCCGCTTCAGGCAAATATACAAAATGCTGATAATAAAATTACTTACAACTACGATAAAATTAAAGAAAACTTTTATAATGCCTATATACCATATATAAAATTCACAATAGACTTTAGATATTATTTAAATAGTTTCTCAGCATTAGCAGCTGGGCTATATTTTAATTATGATTTTAATATAAATCAAAAAATACCAAACTATTCAAGATATAATATATCTTCATTTGACTTTGGTTTTCAAATTGGAGTTTATTTAGTAGGTTCTAGTGATTATTAATAATTGGAAAAATAAAAATGCTAAAAGAATTATTGTTGCCGGAAATAGAAGACTTAATAGAACAAAATCAATGGGAAGATATTAGTGAAATACTGTCTCTCTGGCAAGAAGCTGAAACTGCAGATTTAATCACTTCTATAAAAAATGAAGATAAAATTAATATATTTAAAACTCTTCCAAAAGAATATTCTATAAAAGTTTTCCCGGAATTAGTTTCTATAGATCAGCAGCATATTATAGAAAGTATGACTGATGAGAAAAAAAAAGAATTACTTGAGAATATTAACCCAGATGACAGAACTTCATTCTTAGAATCTATAGATGAAGATATGTCTAAAAATATATTAAAATTGCTTGGAAGCGAAGAGAGAGAAATTGCTTCTTTGTTGTTATCATATCCAGAAGGCAGTATTGGACGTATGATGACACCTGAATATATAAGCATAAAACCTGATTGGACAGTTGAAGAGGCTTTTGAATATGTTAGAAGCAATATAGAAGATGCAGAAACTTATACTACTATATATGTATTGGATAATAAAAGAACTTTAATAGGCTCTATTGCTTTAAGACAATTATTTTTTAGCAGACAAAAGGCGCTTATAGGAGATATAGTAAATAATTGTCCATATATATTAGCTTATGAAGATAAAGAAAATGCCATAGAAATTATAAAAAAATATAATCTGCATTCATTAGCCGTTATAGATAATAAACACTCTATGGTTGGAATTGTAACTGTAGATGATATATTAGATATTGCAGAAGAAGAATATACAGAAGATTTCCACAAGATGGCAGGTATTACTTCAGATGACAATCAATTTGATGATAATTTAAAAATTACGCCAATATTTACAATGTACAAAAAAAGAATATTATGGCTTTTAGCTTTGGTATTTGTAAATTTATTTTCAGGCGGTGTTATAAGCATATTTCAAAACACATTACAAAAGCATATAGTGTTAGTTGCATTTTTACCATTACTCATAGGAAGCGGCGGCAATGCAGGAAGTCAATCTGCAACTTTAGTTATACGTTCTCTTGCTATAGGAGATGTTGTATTAAAGGATTGGATATATTTACTTTCAAAAGAAGTGTTAGTTTCTTCCATATTAGGATTGAGTATGGCATTGGGTGCCAGCATACTTGGAGTTATAAGAGGAGGATTTGAAATAGCTATAATAGTTAGCATATCTATGTTTAGTATAGTTTTTATTGGAAGCATTATTGGTTTAACTTTGCCTTTTATTTTAACTAAATGCAAATTAGACCCTGCTATAAGCGGTGCGCCTGTATTAACTTCTATATGTGATATTGCAGGTGCTGGTATATATTGTTCTATAGCTACTATAATTTTTTATATATTAGCTAAATAAAAAATTATTATAATTTGATGTTTTTATAATATATTATATAATATATAATGAAATAATTAAAGGTATATTCATTTATGATGAGAGAAATAGAAATAGAATTACATGAAGCTTCAGCTAATAATGATATTTTTGCTTTAGAAATTTTATTAAAAAATAAAGATATAAATATTAATTTAGAAAATGTATTAGGACTTACTCCTTTAATGCATGCTGCTAAATTTGGTTATGCAAAAATAGTAGAAATGTTTATAAAAGCAGGTGCTGATGTAAATAAGGCTGATAAATTATTTATAACACCTTTAATGAGTGCAGCTGCTAATGGTCATTATGATGTAGTAAAACTACTTATAGAAAATAATGCTGATGTTAATAAAAAAGATGTTAACAATACAACGGCTTTGCATTATGCTTCTTCTTCTAATCATACTGATATAATAAAATTGTTAGTAGAAAATAAAGCTGATATTAACGCTAAAACAGATGTACATATTACACCTATTATGTATTCTTGCCAATTATCAAATTATGAGGCTGTAAAATTTTTAGTTGATAATGGGGCTAAACTTGATGAATGCGACATATATGAAGAGAATGTTCTGCATTATGCAATATCAAGCGGTAATATAGACATAGTAGAATATATATTAAACAAACAAAAATTAGAAATACCGAGATACGCCCTCACAACAGCTTCTATTAGCGGTAATTTATCACTTGTACATTATATACATTCAAAATTAAAAGATGATAGAAAAGAGAATATATTTTCTAGTGCTTTTATATCGGCAGCGCATAATGGGCATTTAGATATTGTTAGGTATTTTTTTGACACATCTAAAAAAGATGCTCCTAAAGCTATAGCTCTTGCTTCTTCTGGCGGACATAAAAATGTAGTTGAATATTTGCTTATGAATGGAATATCGCCTAATGGCATATCCGATGAAGGTAAATCAGCTTTAATATATGCCATAGAAACTTCTAATAAAGATATTATTGAGCTTTTAATTAAATATAATGTTGATATTAATATGCCGGATGATGATGATATAACGCCGCTAATGTATGCTGCAAGTGTTGGAGATATCGAAATAGTAAAAAATCTTTTAGACAATAATGCTAATGTTAAATTGGTAGATAATTTGGGAAGAAATGCTCTTGCTCATGCTACTATGAGCGGAAATATAACAATAATAGAGCTTTTGTTATATAACGGATTATCTTTAAAAAATAAAAAAGAAAACATTAGCCTTTTAATGTGGGCTGTAATATATGATAATTTGAAATCATTAAAATATTTGATACAAAAAGGGATGGATATAAAAGAAAAAGATAAAAATGGATGGAATCCTTTTATGTTTGCTTGTGCAAAAGGATATATGGATATTATTGAATATACATTAAAATCATATCCTGATATATTATTAGAAAAAAGTAAAAATAAGGAAACGGCATTAATAATAGCAGCAGATAATGGAAAAACAGAAGTAGTTAATTATTTACTTTCTAAGGGTGTTTGTATTAAAGAAAAAAACTCTGATAATTATAATGCTTTAGAGATTGCTATAATAAAAAATAATTTTGAGATATGTGAATCAATCATAAATTTCTATAAAATAAATTATCCAAATTATAATTTTCAAGAAGAATATAATTTAGCAAAAGATAAAGGGAATAAAAACATAATAGATTTTATTCAAAGTAAACTATAAATAAATATTTTAATCACAAATCAAAATAAGATATTAGGACTTTTATGATAGATAAAAATAATAATAAAGAAAAATTAGGAAGTATTGGACTTTTTTTAACTGCTTTAATATGGGGATACAGTTTTGTTGCTGTA
This window harbors:
- a CDS encoding carbohydrate ABC transporter permease — protein: MEKRKNKINDAPLTWKIPAYIIMIAFTIITIFPIIWLLYSSFKPHAEILASPLSLPSNPTISNYTNAWEIGNMGISIFNSIFYTSIATVCTLVLAMAAAFGLTKFPYKSNGFFYGAFTGGLLITVHAVIVPLFLMESRIGIIDTRIGVILPYIAFDLPMSVLIAYSYVKSIPDALIEASLIDGANYFQIFFKIIFPCSKPVAATMVILSFLRHWNEFMFVFILTTGNDKRSLPVALNNFAGRLNVEYGMQFAALVISIIPMIIFYLIFHQQLIKGFGEGALKE
- the mgtE gene encoding magnesium transporter — its product is MLKELLLPEIEDLIEQNQWEDISEILSLWQEAETADLITSIKNEDKINIFKTLPKEYSIKVFPELVSIDQQHIIESMTDEKKKELLENINPDDRTSFLESIDEDMSKNILKLLGSEEREIASLLLSYPEGSIGRMMTPEYISIKPDWTVEEAFEYVRSNIEDAETYTTIYVLDNKRTLIGSIALRQLFFSRQKALIGDIVNNCPYILAYEDKENAIEIIKKYNLHSLAVIDNKHSMVGIVTVDDILDIAEEEYTEDFHKMAGITSDDNQFDDNLKITPIFTMYKKRILWLLALVFVNLFSGGVISIFQNTLQKHIVLVAFLPLLIGSGGNAGSQSATLVIRSLAIGDVVLKDWIYLLSKEVLVSSILGLSMALGASILGVIRGGFEIAIIVSISMFSIVFIGSIIGLTLPFILTKCKLDPAISGAPVLTSICDIAGAGIYCSIATIIFYILAK
- a CDS encoding M81 family metallopeptidase; protein product: MGKKYKIAVGGMNHESNTFNPIITGENEFVVLRGEEFESKVGDTYNSAKGLYEKLKSYGYDVIPTVFARAVPNGVVSKDFYLKIKNEMIERIKNIGEIDAISLSLHGSMRVEEIGDAEGDLLKTLKEIFKNVPIFASLDMHATITKDMTENCNGYVGYKTAPHIDTYETGAHAAYLTHCYLESGKDVYMSAYKIPILIAGEKSETSVEPMTSMINLLKKEEENKNILAASYLLGFPWADSKDAGVTALVVANDKNIADECAKKLANEFWNRKDDFKFHVETYSNTEAINIAINAKERPLYLSDSGDNPTAGAAGDSVDFINDLLKNDLVKKYDKDILYSGFFDPVSCEKCFEAGENANIDIELGGKFDNISKGTVKLNVKVIKLNECYGTYKSKIALVKYQNIFIVITSKHIGFGDNELLHSIGIDEYKCDIVILKLGYLEDCFKPSSKRAIMAASKGASCEILEDLPFNKVPRPIYPLDKNFSIDINEALIK
- a CDS encoding ABC transporter substrate-binding protein, translated to MLKSKFLYIFIVSILVIFVSISCGKKQSEDGVIVLKGYSQIDPVSPQYRDEMMIISNFNAEHTNIRIEWEYVSGEPYHQKFQAMAASGNIPDIFIVYLGSRSSYITDRGLVKDLRPYLTDEIKNEYIDLIWEPQGPNGEIYFISPNLAVSHVIYANKALMDELGLEFPKTQDELLAQGEKIRAAGYTPLAIGNQADWVMNSLFLSALVDRFGGKEWFDKAMKGEAKFTDANFVNALKVIDTLSKNKMFNPGMIQMTQTQALEEFVQGKAVYLIDAGWRISAMNNMMSPEMVENIRLYVYPEIPGETVHNSSTSTLGEGWGISNKLSDEEAKAAMEFMLYVTGKEAAEIKAKGGLITTYKLDYSNIELDPITSKYVEFVDKTPMGYIIDAKMDAEGMGVLNPAIQSMILGEKTPEQVAEEYENWVAQNDSHRVK
- a CDS encoding sugar ABC transporter permease; protein product: MINSREKRIAYVGFVGPALLIYLLIIVFPVGMSFVLGFTNWKGYGPLNFIGFENYIRMFKDPIFLMGIKNNLWIMFISVCGQIPLGLILAYMLHRKMVKGSKIFEIMIFLPITISSIIVALMWFRIFSPIGIFPYIVRKITGNPEYVVKIFENKNWAIIPILFVLLWQHTSLYMVIFLANLQRIPNAIIEAAVIDGANETDIFLKVVAPQLAGVIFINSIFAISGSFKSFDLIYAMTGGGPAHYTEVIGIYMYNNTFVYQNYGFGAAISIVMVLFSVIVIAISKLLLKRYED
- a CDS encoding ABC transporter substrate-binding protein produces the protein MKKLYFILILLFSILISCSKSSEPNRDENGNIVISVAARYSSNRPDDLFYKNKVEEFNNMNLGIKVVLDNIPTEATYLDKLRVSFANGDTPNIFLEHGGSRVKDYIDSDALVNLQEYFDEDPQWYNSFYSSLFKDLKYENIDGIWGVPYKSYVILIYYNKEIFKNNNIEVPETFDELLEVCKKLKQAGIKPFQVGEKDISRFGHFHNNIVIKSLGVNAAKDLADRTLSYDSPQMIESYRIIYDMIQNNYFGEDILSVDYNAEKANFESEQSAMIWDGSWYVSELYESSDIYDKVGVMSFPYINEEYKNEAQGGAADMFYISKLNKTPEEIEASVKFLKYITSVEYFEELNKVSVSIPPVKLENNNELNNPLMEEVLDIFAQYTNLSSDLQNIDPDSHMIDTVRNALQGLALGNTPEECARQIIERINTK
- a CDS encoding alpha-L-fucosidase, with protein sequence MTSKYFKEKKMKDTKQQWFKDAKFGLFIHWGLYAIPAGEYKGKITHTASEWIMNTFDIPVDEYKQLAKEFNPIHFDAEYIVKKAKDWGMKYIVFTSKHHDGFAMYHSKCSDYNIVDATPYKKDVLKELQLACEKHGIKLGLYYSQAQDWEDPNGLMSGKDNSKKDYQYYLDHKVKPQLKEILTNYGDIALVWFDTPMESTEEQSKSLYDLVKSIQPNCIVSGRIGNNIGEYMTTGDNYIPKLSYEGDWEIPATLNDTWGFKKADHNWKSANDIIKILLKIVSRGGNYLLNIGPDALGDIPKESIDILDTVGKYVKENEEAIFASKRVAFYPYDLQWGDFTQKDYKLYIHVLTYKNFIEISKMKNKVKGAYLVRDKRKLEAYSLIGCEGEGVVEIKLPEDLRKEKNYCICVELEEKEPIFEALE